One genomic segment of Columba livia isolate bColLiv1 breed racing homer chromosome W unlocalized genomic scaffold, bColLiv1.pat.W.v2 SUPER_W_unloc_4, whole genome shotgun sequence includes these proteins:
- the LOC135577479 gene encoding T-cell receptor-associated transmembrane adapter 1-like, producing GYYTEDDPVYGNLNQDILEECCYGQMKSQPQRPVNQLQVESAHQMCYASLDHSVKGKRRKPRRKKGPSLEEDEEERSSNPTMMASKVSIYLNSEQLAAENTTNVEAIHCDPMRLMGLIHTTKERTFEVAS from the exons ggctactacacagaagatgacccagtttatggcaatctcaatcaagatattttag aggaatgttgttacgggcagatgaagtcccagcctcaaaggccagttaaccagctacag GTGGAGTCTGCCCATCAGATGTGTTATGCCTCACTTGATCACAGTGTCAAGGGAAAACGCAGAAAGCCGAGGAGAAAGAAGGGCCCTTCAttagaggaggatgaagaagaaagatcatCTAACCCCACCATGATGGCTTCCAAAGTTAGCATTTATCTCAACAGTGAGCAGCTGGCtgctgaaaacacaacaaacgTAGAAGCCATTCATTGTGATCCCATGAGATTAATGGGCTTGATTCATACTACAAAGGAGAGAACATTTGAAGTGGCTTCATAA